Proteins found in one Paenibacillus wynnii genomic segment:
- a CDS encoding ABC transporter ATP-binding protein translates to MKLNSENIQSPLIELEQVGKIYNGVTVLDEVSMKIESGSATAIIGRNGSGKSTLLSILAGLIQISNGRLLHKDKRMKIGYAPEFFPPLKFTPEEFLRSVGRFQGLAPKEIDHRITELLVCFRLESYRTRSMESFSKGMLQKVNLMQSMLNRPPLLLLDEPMSGLDAHAQDSLLEFVHEMKRQGTALVFSAHESQWIEALADEVHVLHAGRTIRTVNRTELHSSIYYKIVFKGVSQPLDTPLEQMPGFLSMALSKEQQDADCPVISVQAIECDTFLRTILGAGGSILSVERKGGLSGLELWMNPQEASKRGAAS, encoded by the coding sequence ATGAAGCTTAACAGTGAGAACATCCAATCCCCCTTAATTGAGCTGGAACAAGTAGGGAAAATATACAACGGAGTAACGGTGCTTGATGAGGTTTCTATGAAGATTGAGTCCGGTTCAGCAACGGCAATTATCGGTCGTAACGGCTCTGGTAAAAGCACACTGTTATCCATACTCGCCGGGTTGATTCAGATTTCAAATGGACGGTTACTTCACAAAGACAAGAGAATGAAGATCGGGTATGCACCCGAATTTTTTCCTCCGTTAAAGTTTACACCTGAGGAATTTTTAAGGAGTGTTGGGCGTTTCCAAGGTCTAGCACCGAAAGAGATTGACCATCGGATAACGGAACTGTTAGTCTGTTTTCGCCTGGAAAGCTATCGTACGCGGTCTATGGAGAGTTTCTCAAAGGGCATGCTGCAAAAGGTGAATCTCATGCAAAGCATGCTGAATCGGCCTCCGTTGCTGCTGCTTGATGAGCCCATGTCGGGTTTGGATGCTCACGCACAAGATTCCTTGCTTGAATTTGTACATGAAATGAAGCGCCAAGGGACAGCTTTAGTCTTTTCTGCTCATGAATCGCAATGGATCGAAGCATTAGCGGATGAAGTACATGTTCTGCACGCAGGCCGAACAATACGTACAGTAAACCGAACAGAATTGCATAGCTCAATTTATTATAAAATTGTCTTCAAAGGAGTCTCACAACCTCTTGATACTCCCTTGGAACAGATGCCTGGTTTTCTATCTATGGCCTTATCCAAAGAGCAGCAAGACGCTGATTGTCCCGTAATATCAGTTCAAGCTATAGAGTGTGATACGTTCCTTCGGACAATACTGGGCGCTGGTGGTTCTATCCTCTCGGTGGAGCGAAAAGGAGGACTTTCTGGCCTGGAATTATGGATGAACCCTCAAGAAGCTTCCAAGAGGGGGGCTGCGTCGTGA
- a CDS encoding four-helix bundle copper-binding protein yields MTPIQYQECIEACIKCMNACNYSYVSSLKEYDLALLRDTIRMDRECADICGYAIQAMTRQSPFVAEICRLCAEICEACAEVCNRNVHIQCKNCIQACLDCAEACRQISEAVAVYA; encoded by the coding sequence ATGACCCCAATTCAATATCAGGAGTGCATTGAAGCATGCATCAAGTGTATGAATGCCTGTAATTATAGTTATGTCTCAAGCCTGAAAGAGTACGACCTTGCATTACTGCGGGATACGATTCGTATGGATCGGGAATGTGCTGATATTTGTGGATATGCTATACAGGCTATGACTCGTCAAAGTCCTTTCGTTGCTGAAATTTGCCGCTTATGCGCCGAAATATGTGAAGCCTGTGCAGAGGTATGCAACAGAAATGTACATATACAATGCAAGAACTGCATCCAAGCATGCTTAGATTGTGCGGAAGCTTGCCGCCAGATTAGTGAAGCTGTTGCGGTTTACGCCTAA
- a CDS encoding CobW family GTP-binding protein, with amino-acid sequence MEQVVPVYILSGFLGSGKTTLLQHLLEYWKAQGLRPAVVMNELGEVNLDGLLVEQSVPMAELLGGCICCSIRGDLSTELATLVKKESPDVVIIEATGAANPLEIVDGVTETSLYLKVELKSLITVVDAAHILELHRSQQGKTYRLMQEQIRCASVLILNKTDRVTEDEVTEVSAVLRKWNAFAPIMSTVRCEVDPEELLSNSGGILREGEADAKQETGSMHTAHDHVMAYTHYFKRPVDSMEFEEFVKELPRDVYRAKGILTFSDTSSRFLFQYAYREADYMKITPQGEVPDVAVFIGEHFSSRELRDKLLQMEKRNLVRPGTVKRSL; translated from the coding sequence ATGGAACAGGTTGTACCTGTATATATATTATCTGGTTTTTTGGGGAGCGGCAAAACAACACTGCTGCAGCATTTACTTGAATATTGGAAAGCTCAGGGACTTCGCCCGGCAGTCGTTATGAATGAACTGGGTGAGGTTAACCTGGATGGTTTATTGGTTGAACAATCGGTACCTATGGCGGAGTTACTTGGCGGTTGCATATGCTGTTCCATTCGCGGGGATCTCAGTACTGAGTTGGCTACCCTTGTGAAGAAGGAGTCCCCAGATGTAGTGATTATCGAAGCTACAGGTGCAGCGAATCCGTTAGAGATTGTCGATGGTGTGACCGAAACATCCCTATATCTCAAAGTGGAGCTGAAAAGCCTAATAACGGTCGTTGATGCTGCTCATATCCTGGAGCTTCACCGTTCACAGCAAGGAAAGACCTACAGGCTGATGCAAGAGCAGATCCGCTGCGCTTCGGTGCTGATCCTGAACAAGACCGACCGCGTGACCGAGGATGAAGTGACCGAGGTTTCTGCAGTGCTGCGGAAATGGAATGCTTTTGCACCCATAATGTCTACTGTTCGATGTGAGGTGGATCCCGAGGAACTGCTCAGCAACTCTGGGGGGATTCTACGAGAAGGTGAAGCTGACGCTAAGCAGGAGACCGGCTCCATGCATACCGCACACGATCATGTCATGGCATACACCCATTATTTCAAGCGTCCGGTGGATAGTATGGAATTTGAGGAATTTGTCAAGGAACTGCCACGGGATGTATATAGAGCCAAGGGAATTCTAACCTTCAGCGACACGTCAAGTCGGTTTCTGTTCCAATATGCTTACCGTGAAGCCGATTATATGAAAATCACTCCACAAGGAGAGGTACCTGATGTTGCCGTATTTATCGGGGAGCATTTCTCATCCCGTGAGCTTCGAGATAAACTGCTCCAAATGGAAAAACGGAATCTGGTCCGACCGGGCACGGTGAAAAGAAGTTTATAA
- a CDS encoding MogA/MoaB family molybdenum cofactor biosynthesis protein, whose translation MELSSVEEHRREAPKSVSCYIITVSDTRTPETDSGGDLVQTLLEEAGYIIKGRTIVKDDYEEIRELVYKRSVHSDIEAVLLTGGTGISPRDTTYEAVASLLDKSLPGFGEIFRYLSFTEDIGSAAILSRAIAGTIGSTAVFSMPGSTGAVKLAMSRIIIPELRHVMREIYKRT comes from the coding sequence ATTGAATTGTCATCTGTCGAAGAACATCGACGGGAAGCGCCTAAATCCGTTTCCTGCTATATTATTACGGTTTCTGATACCCGAACGCCCGAGACCGATTCCGGTGGGGATCTTGTCCAAACTTTACTTGAAGAAGCTGGCTATATTATTAAAGGGCGAACGATTGTAAAGGACGATTATGAAGAGATTCGCGAGCTGGTTTATAAAAGATCCGTTCATTCTGACATCGAGGCTGTTCTGCTCACCGGCGGCACCGGTATCTCTCCCCGAGATACGACTTATGAAGCCGTTGCATCCTTGCTGGACAAGTCATTACCGGGCTTTGGTGAGATTTTTCGTTATCTGAGCTTCACAGAGGATATCGGCTCGGCAGCGATTCTTAGCCGGGCAATAGCGGGTACTATCGGAAGTACCGCTGTCTTTTCGATGCCCGGATCAACGGGAGCTGTTAAATTAGCCATGAGCCGGATCATTATTCCCGAACTGCGCCACGTGATGAGGGAGATATATAAACGGACTTAG
- a CDS encoding MarR family winged helix-turn-helix transcriptional regulator: MIESEANRQELDLRLFRVIRNMSTALFENIKRDIDSHGLGVETFQILELIYSTGAQTIQKISEGLSIPSGSITYVVDKLENKNLVKRTPALGDRRKTDVTLTDEGRAYFDEIFPKHAQTISNNLSSVTDAEKLLLIDLLKKIGYGALENRP; encoded by the coding sequence ATGATTGAAAGTGAGGCTAACCGTCAGGAGCTAGATTTGAGACTTTTTCGTGTGATTAGAAATATGTCTACAGCCCTGTTTGAAAATATTAAACGCGACATTGACAGTCACGGACTCGGTGTGGAAACCTTTCAAATTCTAGAGCTCATTTATAGCACTGGCGCACAGACCATTCAAAAAATTAGTGAGGGACTTTCCATTCCGAGCGGCAGTATTACCTATGTGGTAGATAAGCTTGAGAATAAAAATCTTGTGAAAAGAACTCCGGCTCTGGGAGATCGGCGGAAGACGGATGTAACGTTAACTGACGAGGGGCGAGCTTATTTCGATGAAATATTTCCGAAGCATGCCCAAACCATATCCAATAATTTATCCTCGGTAACCGATGCGGAGAAGCTTCTCCTTATTGATTTGTTAAAAAAGATAGGTTATGGCGCACTGGAAAATCGACCATGA